In bacterium, one DNA window encodes the following:
- a CDS encoding ABC transporter ATP-binding protein has protein sequence MTATEPAPAARRRSPAELRIEGLHAYYGSAHVLFGLELTVPAGSTVALLGRNGAGKTTLMRSVTNAGVRTTGSIRYGARELRETAPFRIARMGVQLVPEDRRILTSLTVRQNLELAAAAAGRATGGRSLAGLTRTFPILQSLLDRPGYALSGGEQQLVAIARAMATDPSLLLLDEPSEGLAPLVVAQVGEAIRRIQREFSVSVLLAEQNTGFALALADSVCLIDAGALVWNGPASAFAEQHELQRRFLAV, from the coding sequence GCGGCGCGGCGCAGATCGCCCGCGGAACTGCGGATCGAGGGCCTGCACGCGTACTACGGTTCCGCGCACGTGCTGTTCGGCCTCGAACTGACCGTCCCTGCTGGCTCCACCGTCGCCCTGCTGGGCCGCAACGGGGCAGGCAAGACGACCCTGATGCGGTCGGTGACCAACGCCGGGGTGCGGACCACGGGCAGCATCCGGTACGGCGCGCGGGAACTGCGCGAAACCGCGCCGTTCCGGATCGCGCGCATGGGCGTCCAACTCGTGCCCGAGGACCGGCGCATCCTCACCTCGCTCACCGTGCGGCAGAACCTCGAACTGGCGGCGGCCGCAGCCGGACGGGCGACCGGTGGGCGTTCGCTCGCCGGGCTGACCCGTACCTTCCCGATCCTGCAGTCGCTGCTGGACCGCCCCGGCTACGCGCTCAGCGGGGGGGAGCAGCAACTCGTCGCCATCGCCCGGGCCATGGCCACCGACCCGAGCCTGCTCTTGCTCGACGAACCCTCCGAGGGTCTGGCGCCGCTCGTCGTCGCGCAGGTGGGCGAGGCGATCCGCCGCATCCAGCGCGAGTTCTCGGTCTCGGTCCTGCTCGCCGAACAGAACACGGGTTTCGCGCTGGCCCTGGCCGACTCGGTGTGCCTGATCGACGCCGGGGCGCTCGTCTGGAACGGTCCCGCATCGGCGTTCGCGGAGCAGCACGAACTGCAACGGCGGTTCCTCGCGGTCTGA